The genomic window ATCCCCAAACCATTGGTGGGCCAGCTCATGAGCAATCAGCCCTCTGCTCCATCCTCCCATGGATGACATGGTCTGATGCTCCATTCCGCCCCCGGCTTGGAATTCCATGTGCCCATATTTTTCATTTCTGAAAGGATAAGGTCCGAAATACGTTTCAAAAGTATTCATCACGGTTTTGGTCCAGTCGATGTTACTCATATTGGTCGTATTCGTGGAAGTGGAAGGGAAGATATAATTGATAAACGGAAAAGGAGGATTCCCCATTGTGTCCGTTAATTTTACAAAGTTGGTTACCGAAAATGCGATCAGATAAGCTGCCGTAGGATACTGGGTACGCCAAAAGGTAAGTTTCTGCCCGTTTCCTAAGGTCGTTTCAGCCATCAGCTTTCCGTTTGAAGCCACGCTGTATTGGGAAGGCGTGGTAATTTTCACGTCCACCCTTTCGATTTTATCATTGAGGCTCTGCTTGGTCGGGAACCAGTCCTGTGCTCCGTAAGGTTCGCTTAAAGTGGAAAGTACGGCCGTCCCGCCCTGCGTTCCGTTGAAGAATGCATTATTTGCCGTAGTTGGAGCACCCGAATAGGTTATCGTAAGAGAATCCAGTACATTGGCAGGCAGCGCCGACTGAAAATTGATTTTTACTTCTTTCGTGGAAAGCTGCTGAAACGCCAGCGTGTTCCCATGATACTGAACCTGGGAAACCGTCATCTGGTTATCCAGATCAAAATAGATATTGCTCATGCTCTGATTCGGCTTGAAATGAGAGGTCACCGAACCTGAGACATTGTAGACTGCGGGATTTATAGCCAGATCAAGTCTTTGATACTGCAGGTCATAATTTAATGTATTCGGATTGGTATTTCCTACCGCCATTTTTTGTGCAAAAGACTTCATTTCTTTCGCCATCATTGCTTTTCGTTCAATATTTTCATTCTGAGCGCTAAACTGCTGGAAAACAAAGACGCTCAGCATCAAAAAGTAAATTTTTCTCATTCTTAAATTAATTGTATCAAAGATATAAAAAAACCTTTCAATCATTGATTAAAAGGCTCTTATATTAATTAAATTTTAATTTTTCTATAAATCCAGCGCAGGTTCCAGAATTTTTTCCATTCTTTTTTTCACCATGTCTACCGATCCCGTGTAATTGTTCACCATCAGGGAGAAAACAAGTGTTTTCCCAGTATTGGTCTTCATATATCCTGCCAAGGTTTTTACTTTATTCAGGGTTCCTGTTTTGGCGAAAACCTGTCCGTTCCCTAAGCCGTTAAACATTCTTTTCAGTGTTCCGGATTGTCCTCCAATCGGTAATGAATTCAGATACGTTTTATAAAACTTTTCATCCATTAAAGAGGTAAGGAATTTAGCCTGTGCAATCGGCGTAACGTTGTTGCTTCTGGAAAGTCCGCTTCCGTCAATGTAATTAAGGCCCATCATATCGAACCCGTGGTTTTTCAGATGCTCCGTCACTACTTTTCTGCCGGATTCAGTGGTTTGATCCCCTAAACTCTGAAAACCTACTGTTTTTAACAGGGCTTCGGCCAATCCGTTGTCACTGTGCTGATTGGTATAATAAATAATATCGGCTAACGTAGGAGATTTGTATAGCGAAACCATTTTTCTGCCTTCAGGATTGGCATCCGTCATTTTAGGAATCACTTTTCCGGTTACGGGAATACCGCTTTTTACCAGAGTAGTTCTGAAAGTATTGGCCAGGTAAGCAGGCGCATCCGGTAATTTTGTCGTTAAAATTCCGTCCCCTTCATATTTATCGGCATACACCATCTGGTTGTTGTATGGAGAAACATAAAAGAATTTTTTCTCTGCGGTAAGGCCGGCTGATTTTTTTACGATCAGTTTTTCATTCGCAGGGTTAATTTCACGCGTGGTTCCTGCCGGTAAATAGTAATTGTTATTTTCCAACCAAACAACATTTTCCGGAAGCCTTGAAATATTGCCTTTGAAAAGCGCTGTCTGGATAATAATATCACCATTTACTTTTTTGATTCCTTCGCGGGAAAGCCCTTCTTTGAAATCCGTTACGATATCCCGGTAAGCCCATGCTCCGCCTTTGTTGGTTCCCAGGGAAGGGTCGCCGCTGCCTACGATATACAGGTTTCCGTTCAGTACCCCGTTTTCGTCTACGTTTCCGGAGTATTCCAGTTGGGTGTTCCAGCGGTAGTTTTCACCCAGCATGCTCATCGCTGTTTCCGTTGTAAGCAGCTTGGTCGTGGAAGCCGGAACCAATGGGGTATTTTCATTATACGAAGAAATAACCTTCTTCGTTTTCGGGTCGTACACGACAAATCCCCATGTTGCATTTTTCAGCACCGGATCGGCCATCATCGTGTTTACATTAATGTCTACGAGTTCTTTAGGCGACAAAATAGTTTTCTCCACCATGGAAGTGATGGGAGAAGGTAAGTTTAAACTGCTCTTCTGATTGTCGTAAGCCTGAGAATACAGAACGGTAGAAACGGTAGACTGTGCCAGGAAAAAACCTGAGGCCAACACCGCGACACTTGAAATATATTTTCTGAAATTTACCATCTATTCTTTCGTTTTTGCTATATTTTGGATGAGATAACAGCCAATGGGTTAAATCGGAAGTTAAACGCCAAACATATAATCAACGGCCAAATGTAGAAAATATTGTTGTATGGCAGATCAGTAGACTATTATAAAAACTCTATAAATTTTGTTAAAAAGTGTTAAAAATCCACAAAAATGTCTTTTTTAATACTTTGATAAGCAGGGATTTCCTCAAATTCCTTAATACTGGCCAGCACCAGTTTTTTGTATTCTTCATACTTTTTCCCACGGGGAAGCTTGAGCATGATCTGAAACTGGTACAGGTTATTCAGCCTTGCGATCTGCGCTTTTTCCGGACCTAAAATACAGTCTTCCGGCAGATATTTTCTGAGAACGGAACCTAAAAACTGGGAAGCGCGATTGGCCTTATCTTCCCGCCGGTGCTTCAGCTCGATCATAATCAGTTTCGTGAAAGGCGGATAATGGAACTTTTGCCGTTCCGTAAGGATGTATTTGTAGATCCTTGCCGGATTGTGCATTTTGATTAACTGAAAGACAGAATGCTCAGGATTAAAAGTCTGGATCAGGATTTTCCCTTTCCCGGAAACCCTTCCCGCTCTTCCGGAAACCTGGGTGATGAGCTGGTAAGCCCTTTCCTCTGCCCGGAAATCCTGAACGTACAGCAAAGAATCCGCTTTTGGAATGGCTACTAATTCGATATGATCAAAATCCAGTCCTTTGGAAATCATCTGGGTTCCAACCACAATATCCGTTTCCCGGTCTTCGATTTTTTCGTACAGCTTTTCGTAGGCAAATTTCTTTCGCATCGAATCCACATCCATCCGGTCTACCTCGTTATCCGGAAACAGGCTGGAGACCTCTTCATGGATCTGCTCCACGCCTACTCCCCTTTCATTGAGGTTTTCGGAATGGCATTTCGGGCAGGTTTTCGGCTTGGAAGCCCGCTGGCCGCAGTAGTGGCATTTCATTTCATTAGCCGCCTTGTGATAGGTCATTACTACATCGCAGTTGGAACAATAGTTTACATATCCGCAGGTCTCGCATTCCACCACATTGGCATAACCCCGGCGGTTGTGAAGGACAATAACCTGATTTTGCTCTTCCAGCACTTTTTTCATCTCATCGATCAGGTACAAAGAGAAATTCCCGGATACCTTTTTGGAATCCTGGGCTTCTTTGAAGTTGATGATCTCATATTCCGGAAGGCTTACGTTACCGAAGCGTTCTTCCAAGAAAATGTATTTCATCTTGTCCTTGCGGGCATTATAATAACTTTCTACAGAAGGCGTCGCCGAGCCCAAAATAACATGGGCTTTGTAACAATTCCCGAGCACCAGGGCAGCATCCTTCGCATTGAAATACGGTGATGCTTCTCTCGGCCTGTAAGCGGAATCATGTTCTTCATCCACCACGATCAGCCCCAAATTCTTAAAAGGCAGAAACAGGGAATTTCGGGTTCCGATGAGGATCTTAATGTCATTCTGCCGGATTCTCCGCCACACTTCCACCCGTTCGAAATCGGTAAGCTTCTGGTGGTAAAATCCAAGTTGCCGGCCGTACTTTTTTTCCAGCCTTTGGGTAATCTGCTTGGTCAGTGATATTTCAGGAAGCAGGAACAGGACATTTTTGCCGCTGTTGATGCATTCTTCGATTTTTTCTAAATAAAGATGGGTTTTTCCGGATGAGGTAACGCCATGAAGCAAAACATTTTTCCCTTCCTCAAAAGCTTCATCGATTTCCGCTCTTGCCGTTTTCTGGGCTTCGGAAAGCTCTTCGAGTTCCTCGATCTCACCTTCATAACTTTCCAGACGGTCTTTCTGCATATAATATTCCTCCACCAGATTTTTATCGGCCAGGGATTTAAAATGCGAACTGCCGAAATAGCCGTCCTCAAAGAGATCCGATTTTTTCAGGTGAAGGTCCGGATTTTCGGTCTGCTTCTCCAGAATGTGAAGGAAAAGGTCTTTCTGCTTTCTGGCTTTATTAAGTTTTAAAAGAATTTCGGTTAAATTTTGGTTCTGTAAAACCTCATCTTTGATCTTTACGTAAGCAACTTCTTTCGCTTTGTATTTTTCCGCAATTTTCTCATCAATTTCGATATACTGAAGGTCGATTAACGAATTGACAGTTTTAATAATATCCTTCTTCGGAATAAACGCTTCAATATCGGTAAGGTTGATAAGCTGGCGGACTTCCAGTGCCTGGATCAGATACATTTCGTTGACGTCGAGGTTTTCAAAATCAACGGTCGTATTCGGTTTCAGCTTCAGGTAAGTTTCGCTTTCGAGCTTCAAAGAAGATGGGAAGGCAAAACGGTAGATTTCGCCCAACCCGCAAAGGTAATAGTCGGAAAGCCAGTTCCAGAATTGGATCTGCTCCCTGGGAACAATCGGCTGATCATCCAGCAGGCTGATGACCTCCTTCGGCAGAAAAGTTTCCGGCACCTCGTCGTGAAGCTCAAATACGATTCCGGTATAGATCTTCTTGCCCCGGAAGGATACCAATGCCCGCATTCCGACCTGGATTTCAGACTGCATTTCTTGGGGAACTTTGTAGGTAAAAGATCCTTTTACATTCAACGGCAAAACTATCTGGGCGTAATTCAAGGGAAATATTTAAAGTGTAAAATTAAAATTTTCCGGAGAGAAGTGCAATTTTTAAGGAAGGTAAATGGAGGCGATTTGATTATTTTAACCGTAAAAGCGGCAAAGGGTTTATTGGATATCAATGTTCCTATTTAGGGTGCAAAGGTATTTCGGCAAGCTTAGCATAAACTTTTAACTAAGAAATGAGTATAAGTTAGACTTTTATGATTAATTATATGATAATCAACACTTTTTAATATCTCACTGATTACAAACTTCCAGCATCCAGCTTCCTTCTTCCAGCCTATCAAACCTTACTTCACTTTCAGACCCTTATTCATCTTTTTACGAAATTTAATACAGAAGCAGACTGCCCTAGCCCGGATAGGAACGGTTACCCCACAGCGGGGTTGGAGTGTGTAAGGGTTTGGTGAGGGAGGCTTGGGATAAGGTCGGCGCGAGGAGTAAGAGTGGATAGCCGGATTAGCTCCTAAAAAATAAGACCTGAAATAAAGCCGGTTTTATAATATAAGCTTTAAAACTTTTTCAAAGATTTTGAACTTTGACAAAAACTTTGACAAAGTAAGGTTAAAAGAAAAATTCCGTTAATTGATACCAGATCGCCGAGGTAAAGAGTCCGACGATGATGCTGAAACCGATCGTTAAATTGGTGAGTTTGGTGTTGAGGCGGAACTGCTCGGCGATAATGCTTGAAGTTACAACGGTGGGCATCGCCGCTTCAAAGACGGTAATTTTTGCCACGTCGCCTTTGATGCCGGCCAATAACGCAAGCCCTAACACCAGTGCCGGGGCCAGAATCA from Chryseobacterium sp. SORGH_AS_0447 includes these protein-coding regions:
- a CDS encoding M1 family aminopeptidase, producing MRKIYFLMLSVFVFQQFSAQNENIERKAMMAKEMKSFAQKMAVGNTNPNTLNYDLQYQRLDLAINPAVYNVSGSVTSHFKPNQSMSNIYFDLDNQMTVSQVQYHGNTLAFQQLSTKEVKINFQSALPANVLDSLTITYSGAPTTANNAFFNGTQGGTAVLSTLSEPYGAQDWFPTKQSLNDKIERVDVKITTPSQYSVASNGKLMAETTLGNGQKLTFWRTQYPTAAYLIAFSVTNFVKLTDTMGNPPFPFINYIFPSTSTNTTNMSNIDWTKTVMNTFETYFGPYPFRNEKYGHMEFQAGGGMEHQTMSSMGGWSRGLIAHELAHQWFGDKVTCGAWNDIWLNEGFATYGEHLANEKLLMSNTDFLNYLLGQKNYITSATGGSVYVADANLTSVGTIFNGRLSYSKGGYVLRMIKWILGDTAFYQALKDYHARPALAYNYVKTQDLNASLLTSTGKDFTEFFNDWIYGQGYPTYDIRWKQVGSTVTFRAAQTQSHPSISFFEMPLPIKVNGTGGQVAYFALNNTFNNQYFTQTVNFPVSSVEFNYEYQILEKNSTVAQDNTLSISDAGKDQFALYPNPARNELNLKGINQPTDFTIYFIDGKLMRKGTYQPEKSINISELVPGTYILKINDKNVKFLKK
- the dacB gene encoding D-alanyl-D-alanine carboxypeptidase/D-alanyl-D-alanine-endopeptidase, giving the protein MVNFRKYISSVAVLASGFFLAQSTVSTVLYSQAYDNQKSSLNLPSPITSMVEKTILSPKELVDINVNTMMADPVLKNATWGFVVYDPKTKKVISSYNENTPLVPASTTKLLTTETAMSMLGENYRWNTQLEYSGNVDENGVLNGNLYIVGSGDPSLGTNKGGAWAYRDIVTDFKEGLSREGIKKVNGDIIIQTALFKGNISRLPENVVWLENNNYYLPAGTTREINPANEKLIVKKSAGLTAEKKFFYVSPYNNQMVYADKYEGDGILTTKLPDAPAYLANTFRTTLVKSGIPVTGKVIPKMTDANPEGRKMVSLYKSPTLADIIYYTNQHSDNGLAEALLKTVGFQSLGDQTTESGRKVVTEHLKNHGFDMMGLNYIDGSGLSRSNNVTPIAQAKFLTSLMDEKFYKTYLNSLPIGGQSGTLKRMFNGLGNGQVFAKTGTLNKVKTLAGYMKTNTGKTLVFSLMVNNYTGSVDMVKKRMEKILEPALDL
- the priA gene encoding primosomal protein N', which codes for MNYAQIVLPLNVKGSFTYKVPQEMQSEIQVGMRALVSFRGKKIYTGIVFELHDEVPETFLPKEVISLLDDQPIVPREQIQFWNWLSDYYLCGLGEIYRFAFPSSLKLESETYLKLKPNTTVDFENLDVNEMYLIQALEVRQLINLTDIEAFIPKKDIIKTVNSLIDLQYIEIDEKIAEKYKAKEVAYVKIKDEVLQNQNLTEILLKLNKARKQKDLFLHILEKQTENPDLHLKKSDLFEDGYFGSSHFKSLADKNLVEEYYMQKDRLESYEGEIEELEELSEAQKTARAEIDEAFEEGKNVLLHGVTSSGKTHLYLEKIEECINSGKNVLFLLPEISLTKQITQRLEKKYGRQLGFYHQKLTDFERVEVWRRIRQNDIKILIGTRNSLFLPFKNLGLIVVDEEHDSAYRPREASPYFNAKDAALVLGNCYKAHVILGSATPSVESYYNARKDKMKYIFLEERFGNVSLPEYEIINFKEAQDSKKVSGNFSLYLIDEMKKVLEEQNQVIVLHNRRGYANVVECETCGYVNYCSNCDVVMTYHKAANEMKCHYCGQRASKPKTCPKCHSENLNERGVGVEQIHEEVSSLFPDNEVDRMDVDSMRKKFAYEKLYEKIEDRETDIVVGTQMISKGLDFDHIELVAIPKADSLLYVQDFRAEERAYQLITQVSGRAGRVSGKGKILIQTFNPEHSVFQLIKMHNPARIYKYILTERQKFHYPPFTKLIMIELKHRREDKANRASQFLGSVLRKYLPEDCILGPEKAQIARLNNLYQFQIMLKLPRGKKYEEYKKLVLASIKEFEEIPAYQSIKKDIFVDF